A window of Salvelinus sp. IW2-2015 unplaced genomic scaffold, ASM291031v2 Un_scaffold640, whole genome shotgun sequence genomic DNA:
TACCTAATCCGCCACTgcttgcgcaatgccaagcgccggctggagtggtgtaaggctCGCCGCCGACGGACAATTCATGGGTTTGGGCAAtgtcaggagaacactacctgccccaatgcatagtgccaacggtAAAGTTGTGTTAAGAGGAAttattgtctggggctgtttgtcatggttcTGTCCCTTAATTCTAGTgaagaaatcttaacgctacagcatacaatgacttctagaccattctgttgcttccaactttgttagtaacagtttggggaaggcccttcctattcagcatgacaatgcccccttgcacaatcAAGTTCCATACAGCAATAGTTTGTCAAGattgttgtggaagaacttgacggcctgcacagagccctgacctcaacccatcaaACAACCTTTGGATGAATTACAACGCCGGACTGCGAGCCAGCCTAATTggctaacatcagtgcccgacctcactaatgctcgtggctgaattgaagcaagtccctgcagcaatgttccaacatctagtggaagcttccagaagagtggagctttATAGAGCAAGTCAAATCGTGGAAAGCCTTCCCCTAAGCAAGTTACATTAGtggaagccttccagaagagtggagctgttatagcagcaaacgggggaccacatgcatttggaatgagatgtttgacgagcaggtgtccacatacttttggtcttgtAGGGATGTGATGAGATAGTCGTGtaaattctacacagggacactcaaagtcaatcttaaatgaatcattgtttatatCACATGCTCTAGAGTCAAGTCAACTAAATGCATAAAGTACCGATCTGAGGTAGCTCCctcggggcagtcccgttagatcTCTTATATACTGGTTACAGAACCTTACCATAGTTCATAGGGTTGGTTCCGGCATGTGTCTGGCACCGTCACCTATCTTAACTTATAGAACATATTCTGGGCGTTCTGACAGATGGTCCTGAGGAGGGGGTCATGTTTCCCCCCTTCATATTTTTACAAAGTACAGACAGGAACCAAGGATTATTTATGACACTAAGACAAGATGAACATTTTGTAGGCTGCTCTTCCCATGATAACATTTTCCATCAcaggatgtatagacattatgaacAGTATGTGTATAGAATTACTGGAATATCTGTACAATACGTAGTAttgagtcgtgatctgattttccGAAGGGTGAGCAAATATAGATGTAAACAGCACGTTGTtcattgcatgtttgctagcaccAGAAAAACATCAGAATAACTCTGCAACGCTTTaagctagaaacaagctgtaaatggCACCTATTGTACATGGGGATAACTGTATAAATTGACATTCATTTAATTTAGGGTGGAAAGTAAAACCAAATTGATGGATTTGGCTCTAAATACTACATCATAATGAGCAGCAGTAATTCAGGTGTTTTGGTTTTTCCTCTCTGGTTATTATGACATCACGTTTTCGCAGGTGTTGGTGTCCTCTGAATTTTGGAAAGGGGAGGGGATATTCGGCCCGTATCTTGAAagagagggtggagctcctcGTTCCAGCGTCTCTTAAGCTCTCCTCTTATCACGTATGAACCCAGAACTAAATTGAGCAGTTGACCAATTACTTGAGACATTAGTTCTGCGTAAACCAAGATTAACTCAGGGGTGAAAGATGTGTTCAACTCCAATGAATGCTCAATCAAAGCTTCTGAACATAAGACTGGGCATTAGAATTGttgtacatttgtggaaagtaGTGAACGGttacacacttcaggagaaaggaggaTGCACCAATCAGGGATTTAGACTAAAGTAATCAAATGTTTGGTCTAATGATATTCTATGTACTTTACTTCCTGTGATAACCAGGACAGAGCTAGTCCCTCCACTCTGCCGGAGTCCCCAGGTTGCAACTATCCTGGTAGCGCCTTACTGCTGGGTCTGAAGAGGGTGTCTGTGTGACTGGTCGACTGCAGGAAAACACCAGGGCAGAGtggaactgtgagagaaggacacgaggagggagatggagtttTGATTTCATCAAGTAAGAACAATGGGGGGGGTGGATGAGACTACAATCTGCTTCTGCAACTTCTGTTAATTCATTGATTAACAGTATACATGTATGGAGGGGGGGTgtgcctaataaactggccactccactgagtgtatattgatgataagggcggcaggtagcctagtggttaagagcgttgggccactaatcaaaaggttgctggttcgaatctctgagccgacaaggtgatctgtctgtgcccttgagcaaggtacttaaccctaattgctcctgtaaattgctcttgATAAGAGCACCTGCTAAATAACAaccaataaaattaaaattaaaagatTTTGGAAATATGGGTCCATAAACAAATACTAACTATTCAATGTCTTTATTTTACAGGGAACACCCCTAACCATCGTTCTCTTAGTGGGAGGRGCTTATCGTCTGGGGAGCCTCAAAAACATGTTGCTGACAAGACAGAGAAGAATGTCAACAGATCAGAACatctcaagaaacaccagcagagacgtATAGGGAAGAAACCTcaccactgctgctctgactgtgggaagagtttcacaGCAGTGGTTCATTATTcactgtgatcagtgtgggaagagttttgctgcATCTAACACCTTCAAATCTAATGTAAGAATTCATACAGGGAGAACCTTACCCTGCTTGATGTGGGAAAAGTTTGTTAGTGCAGGAGCCTTAACCTACACCAGCgtgtacacactggagagaagccttatagctgtgatcagtggtGGAAAGAGCTTTGCTAGTCAGCACCTGCTAAACACCACAgcaatacacactggagagagaccttatagtgtgatcagtgtggaagagcttCAATCAGTCAGTCACCTGACAACACACCAactaacacacactggagagaaaccttatagttgtgatcagtgtgggaagagctttgctGTAGCTTCCAGCCTGATTAGACACCAGgtaatacacactggagagagaacttatgtctgtctatgtgggaagagctttgctCTAGCTTCCTACCTAACTACACATCagcgaacacacactggagagaaaccttatagctgtgatcagtgtggaaaGAGCTTTGCTGTATTAGGAAAACTAACTAGacaccagcgaacacacacaggagagaagccttatagctgtgatcattgTTGGAAGAGCttcaatcagtcagtcaaccTGACAACACACCAactaacacacactggagagaagccttatagctgtgatcagtgtgggaagagctttgctGCAGCTTCCACCCTGAATCGACACCAtcgaacacacacaggagagaagccttacaagTGTGATAATTGTGGAAAGAGCTTCAGTCAATCAGGGAGCCTGAATTcacaccagcgaacacacactggagagaaactcTATGTCTGCCTGTGTAGAAAGAGCTTTACTCATTTAGGGTATATTAGAAAACACCAAAAAGCTAAAATGTGCCATATTTCATCTCAGTCCTATCCGACACCGGTTCCAGATCCCTAAATAAAGGATCAGTAGAAAACATCCAGTGAACAGTCATATCCATCTCCCATTCTTAAACAGTTGATTTAGTCTGATCACCATGGTAACCTCTGGAGCATAATATGCagctctgatctaggatcaggtctccatTGTGTCTATGTAATATCACACATTGATCTAAATGGATAAATGTTATCATAGGAAATGTTATagtgaacctgtgtgtgtgtgtgggggatgttGATAATTGTATCTTCTTTCATATACTCATGATACTGTTGTTATTAAATGTCATGAGGAATAATGTTTCAACAATAGGTGTATATTCATGTATTCAATTGATCAATAAATTAAATCCATTATCTTCTAAACAWGAAGTTATCACTAATTTTATMATAATWTCTAAATTGATTAAAATGACAAACAACTAATCCATAATGCATTGAATAATAATATCCATGAGGTCAAGAACTATGTATACTGTYTTGTAACATCKGTTAATGTAATMACTTTTAGATTTATAATGTAATAAAACCR
This region includes:
- the LOC112068666 gene encoding LOW QUALITY PROTEIN: zinc finger protein 892-like (The sequence of the model RefSeq protein was modified relative to this genomic sequence to represent the inferred CDS: deleted 1 base in 1 codon), whose product is LHQRVHTGEKPYSCISGGKSFASQHLLNTTAIHTGERPYSVISVEELQSVSHLTTHQLTHTGEKPYSCDQCGKSFAVASSLIRHQVIHTGERTYVCLCGKSFALASYLTTHQRTHTGEKPYSCDQCGKSFAVLGKLTRHQRTHTGEKPYSCDHCWKSFNQSVNLTTHQLTHTGEKPYSCDQCGKSFAAASTLNRHHRTHTGEKPYKCDNCGKSFSQSGSLNSHQRTHTGEKLYVCLCRKSFTHLGYIRKHQKAKMCHISSQSYPTPVPDP